A segment of the Salminus brasiliensis chromosome 5, fSalBra1.hap2, whole genome shotgun sequence genome:
AGACTTGAACTTTGAATGATGGGGAATAGAAGGGGCTTGAGGGATAGGACGAGGAGTTTGGGGTGTGGTCCTTTTCCCAATATTTAGTTAATGTCATAACTTCACTTTGCTGGTGCAGACCATGCCTGGAGATGGAATGGGAGGATGGACTCAATATTTTGGGCTTGGAGTGTGGGATGGCTTTTCTGTGGTCGCGTTAAAGGCTGGGCCCCAAAAAGGTTGGCACTGAGACACAAGAAATCAAAGTTTGCTCTTGTGTTCTCCGGTGTGTTAAATATTTAGACTTGTCAGATATTAGTGAACAAGTTGGTACTGTTCAACAGGCCCTCCTACCTCTGTGCAGGGAATTTCCAGTGCAAACAAAATAGAACGTCAACGCCACCGCCAATGACAACACATCAAGAAAACAATCTGTGGTTTTCAACTAACCAACATTCTGATACAGAGTTAACTAAGAAAAAGGTGGATAAAAAGATAGATCTCACGtgatagatgtttttttttcctagaaTATTATGCAGAGTTTACATTGCCATGGTTGAATAATGACAGTTCAGTACATcaggggtggaggtgggtgcaATGTTTGTTCAACACAGACTTGAACTGAGAAGTTGAGAGAGGTGTATATAAGGGATTTGGGGGACAGGAGGAGTTTGAGGCATGGTATTTTTCCCAAAATTTAGTTAATGGCATAACTACACTTTGCTGGTGCCGACCATGCCTTGGGATGGAATGGGAGAGCAGACTCTGAGAACATTTTTTGGTTTGGAGTCTGGGTCGACTTTTCTGTGGTCTGGATTAGAAGCCGGGCCCCCAAAAAGGTTATAGTAAGACCAGCCATTCATGGGTCgagcaagtcaagtcaagtcaagtgggttttattgtcatttcaactacatacagagtacacagtgaaacgaaaaaacgttcctccaggaccatggtgcaacatagacagtgcatacagaacacaagtgcaacacaatacaagtgcggacagacaacacaacacagtacagacagagaataataaataattgccacAAGTCCTTCCCAAGTATTGTGTCTCAGTTCACAGCTCAATAGTTGTTTTACAGCTTTAGGGCAGGGCAACAACCACCCTATGAATGCTCCTGAGAGGCACTTACCTTGATACTTCAACACATTTCAAACATTTCAAACCTCTAGGCTATCTGCATCTCCAGAAAGTCTGCATTCCAGTTTCAATTTCAACCGGCATCGTTCTTCTGCCCACTCATTCAGAACCTGCACAGCCTCCAGTTTCAGCAGAGGTCGAGGGGATGAGTATAGATGTAAAAATGGTAGGCTTTAGGACCAAAGTCTTTGGAGTTGGAATGCATGGTCGAAGAGGCAATGCTGAGAAACTGGAGGCTGTGCAGGTTCTGAATGAGTGGGCAGAAGAACGATGCCGGTTGAAATTGAAACTAAGAGAGGTTAATCTAGCAGAGTCAGTTCGAGGCAAGCAGAGTTGAGCTGAGCGGAGTTCAaaactccaacacacacacacacacacactcactcacaagTGCAACTCAACCCAAAGTGTTGTCTTTACACATATAGTGTCTTTCTGGAGATGCAGATAGCCTAGAGGTTTGAAATATTATCGAACTGGAAAAGAGGTGGTACAGAGTTTGAGTCGCATTAAATGAAGAATTGAATCAGTGAAGGTGGTCATCATCCTACAAAGTTACATTGATTCttgtcaggtttttttttgttcctgttttaattctttgttttttttttccactgtatTCTACTATTCTTTTAACCTTACTGTATGTGTTGAAGTATCAAGGTAAGTGCCTCTCAGGAGCATTCATAGGGTGGATTGTTGCCCTGCCCTAAAGCTGTAAAACAACTATAGAGCTGTGAACTGAGACACAATACTTGGGAAGGACTTGGGGGAAACTCAGGGAAGCTTGAAGTTGAGCTGCCTGCAGAACAGACTGTGAACTAAGATCTCCTTCACTgacaaattaaaaatatttgCACCCCTAAGTCTCCACctcactttcttcttcttcttctctgcacTAAAATACAGGTATACATCAGGACACTTCACCCCAACCCCATCAGATTAGTTGATCACTGCAAAACACCCTTCTTTTCTCACTACCGACACCATGTAGTCATTTAGAAAACACTAGCACTCTCATACTGACATCAGCACACCAGCCTAACATTAGGGAGCTTTTATTTTCTCCACCTGCACAGAGTTTACAGCAGGCAAATAATCAGGCTTCATtagcttttctctctttctgctctctgCTGCACCTGTTAAACACTGTGCACCCACATTACGACAAAGCTGTTACACTACAcaaaaaccttaaaaatgtgaataaaagactcagcacttctttaaaaataacaatGCATTCATTGTCAGTTTAATCTTGTCATATTAAGtaaaagaaataagaaatatcGTAAGCTAGCGTCCATACTCTAACATCATTAGCATTCCACCCTATCATTCTGCCTTAACataaatgcctttttttttgccaaggGTGAATAAAAACCTTTAAACCTTAAAACTGCATAACAACATAAACAGTGTGTGATATAATGTTTTGTGACTGAACTAATTCATTTTATGTTAAAAACTGGAAAATAAAAGGTGTGTTTTCACTGTAAGCTGTGCCAGCGCATTCCTTCTCTCACAGTGGCATTTTCCAAAAAGGGAGAAAGGTGGGGCTACAGCTTACTTAGTAATCCACTCAGGTAAAGGCTACTAAACTCCACCCATATTGAGCTATTTAAGTAAATTAGACCTCTAAATGATTTCTCAAGCTAAATAATTTGCAGTAGgtaaaagaaacaataaaataattcaaGTGAAAAGCACTTGCATAAACACAATCTTTGTGGGCACAACATCCTCTATGCACTTCCGTATGAATCCGGTGACTCAGTCTGTGTACTCGTCAATGTTGTTTGATTAATCATGAAACATCTCCAAGTCCACGTCATCAAAACAGCCCTGAAGCATAGAGTCTGACTGGTCTGACCAGCGATGAACCACCCTGATAATGGGTGGCTTCCGTTTGAGCTTCTGCCTATAGGTGGGTAGGAGCAGGGTTAAGGAGTAATCGGATTTGCCGAACGGAGGTCAGGGGAGGGCTTTGTATGCCTCTCAGAAGAGGGTGTAGCAGTGGTCCAGAGTCCCCATGTGTTAAACTGTACATAGAATCCCTGGCAAGTCCACATATTTCTAATTACATCTGTACAGTTGGTTTTCCAGATATATTGATGCAGTTGTTCATATTGTAGAATAATGCATATACAAATTTCTGCTAAGGCAGCtgtcttctggctggtctccctctgtgcaccatcagtcccctgcagctgatccagaacacagcgggtcgggtcgtcttcaacgtttctaagttcagtcatgttcagctcctcctctgctgcgttctctcttcactggcttcctgtagctgctgcccttatcagattcagacccctgactctggtctacaaagacaagactggaccagccagcccctccgtacttgatggcgatggtcaaaagccgatctgcaccaagagcccttccagcttcaagtatggctcggctcgacccgccatcctttaagatccatgaaagacgagcgtccagactttatACTGTCCTgaaccgaagtggtggaacgaacttccccacgtgtccgaacggcagagtggCCAGACTGAGATGCAGCTATACAAATCTGACCAAGACAAATCAAGAATCAAACTGGATACAATTTAGATATGTCAGAAATCTGGGATAGAAACAGAAAGTATGTCTCTGTGTGCTAATGACTAAAGGAAAATTATTGTGTGTACATGTCAGGCACTCGTTATCACGCCCTCCCCTGGGGCAATCCCGAgccttgacttgacttgagccgctgcccacaggcccgttgcatttatgttcatgtgtgtttggttcagttcatttgtgttcacgTGTGGTTTGGATCAGTTGGTATCATTACCTAGGActggggggtacttaaggagttTCTGGAGATGCAGATAGCCTAGAGGTTTGAAATATTATCGAACTGGAAAAGAGGTGGTACAGAGTTTGAGTCGCATTAAATGAAGAATTGAATCAGTGAAGGTGGTCATCATCCTACAAAGTTACATTGATTCTtgtcaggttttttttgttcctgttttaattctttgtttttttttccactgtatTCTACTATTCTTTTAACCTTACTGTATGTGTTGAAGTATCAAGGTAAGTGCCTCTCAGGAGCATTCATAGGGTCTCACGATGCAGTTACAGGTTTGGTCGGCATTGCCGTTTGGTTTAGCTGCTAGTTCCCCAGTTCCCCTCATTTGTTATTGAGCGCTGCTCAAGGTTTTGTTTGCATTAGCCTCCCCCTCTGcccaggcgctgcctgtaggttttcattttcattttattgttttcATCATTTCATTTGCCACATTTGGGATTTTGCCTCACTTACCCCCTTTTGTTTATCttattgtgttaataaatctgcttgctttgataccatctctgcgagtgttcatcccatcttggtctggcctaaccTGCCGTGACAGtacaaaataaaacagaaaataaaactCATCACTGGCTCAGTGGCTCATCAGTAAAACATGTGGGGGGtaattttttttcataataCAATTGTGCTAGACACATTTAAGTGACGCTTGTACTGTATAAGTAACTGTGCGGGTGAGGTGAAGATCTATAAATGCTCTACTATAATAAGAATGACTGTGCAGATGTGGTGTAGATCAGTGTGGTGTCTGATACATTAACCAGTCTCTTCTTCTCACTTGAGCACCTCATTTTCAATAACATAGTGATACAGTAGTAACACTACCTGACAAGATATAACCATGGTAAAATTCAGGCTGAGTAGACTCAAAGGCAGTTTGTAATGTGTTGCACAGAATCAGACGCTTGCAGAGTTGAAATGAAAAAGAGACTTTACTAAAAATGTTGTCGCAAGTTTGTGGTCAATTTCGGAAGGCAAAAGAGAATGAACATAGGAAGCGAATACATACAAAGGGTCAAAGCAAACTCGTAGTCACAAAAACAGGCAGAGGGAAATCCAAAACAGTACACCCAGGCAAAAAGTCCAAGGTCAAGGCAAGGTCGATACAATTTTTCACAAAGAACCTGTTCTAAAGCCTGGGCTTATGTACTAAGCTAGTTGAACAAACACAGGTGACACAGATCAGTACCCAGGTGACTAGGAATGTGGAGGGATGGTAAGAGTGCGATCACCTGAGGGATTCTAGGACATGGAGTCTGGAACCGCCAAGGTACTCGGCGGAGTCGTGACCCAGTTCTACCTAATAAGTGATGTATGCACCTGCTTGGGGCCCCACAATTACAATACATTGGTTCTTTTTCCTCAGTCAAGATTAAATAAATTCTCTGAAGGATTAAAAAAATGGAACAGAACTAGGTAGAGCTGGCACTGTGTCTAGCCTGAATTTTAACATGGACACAATATCCTGTCAGATTGAACTGAATGTGATCTGCATGTTGTAGCAAAGTGCTCTAGTGTGGAAGTACAGGCCTGTTTCTATACAACTAATAAAAAACTTTAAAGCATACAAGTCTTAAGGAATAAATATCACTAAAATGCTTATTTCCACTACACACTCCTCATTTCTCTGAGTACTGTAAGAAATAGACAAGTTACTGCatactgtaaacaaacaacCTGTATACAGAAAAGTCTAGCAACAGAGATTCCAGTAGTATGTGCAATGTAGATGTGATATtcattttgttaatttatttctCCAAATTTAATCAATTCCACGTTCTAGTTAGAACTTGCACACTACTGCTAACACATGAACAAGGCACATATGGCATTGGCCTggtattaactttttttatcatcataatactatattatgtattttttattaaacacaatgtttttttaacaattctatttctatttgtatatgtgcaaatgtttggacatctAAGTGTTGCATAGGCTAAGATTGTTTTtgacaaggtctcagacctcAATTAGCAAAACAGGCCTAAGTGATGTCACCAACTTCAGTGAGGAAAAAGTGTCAActgaatcaaatttccaagcttaaaatgtaaaaaaaaagatatattgaTGCACTGCAATGTTTGCAGTAAGGTTCCGTTAATCACTCTACAGCAGGACAGCACTTATGCACTACATCTACAGAACAAAGGAGTTTTGATTGTGGAACTAAGTAGtaaatgtattgaatttctgCAGGAAGAAGAGGAGTCTATGAGCGTGAAtcttttcttgtgttttttttgtccagGTGAGTGAGGGCAGTGTGTATGGTCAGTGTAATGGCATTATCTGTAGATCTGTTTGAGTAGCATGCAAATTGTTTTTGTTAGCTACCAGGTCAGTTTTAGGCAGAGTGACATTGATGTCAGTACCAGCACCATCACAAAACATCTGCCAGTCCGTAGTTTCAAAGCAGTCCTGCAATGTGAAGATGCCCCCTTCACGTCTTTGATCGACCAGTCTGGTCTTTAGGAGAAGAATGGAGATGTGATCAGGACAAGGGAGGGGATAGTTGGAAGCAGAGCTCACAGTGTCTAAGTTACACTACCTGAGCGTGGCAGGAAGAGGAAGCTATTACCAGTTGCCATCAGATTCCTGTCACTGGATCTATCAACAGGACAACGATCCAAAACATACCTCCAGTCCAAAAGTCCAAAAAGAAACAGTCCAAATTAAAAGaacaacaaaatgtgtcatATGGTCAAGGGTATCTAAACTTTGATCACTAAATGTGAGGCTGTATATGGTGACTAGTaattatactacactatactgttTTTTCACCCTAATGTTTATAGTAAATATCTGTAAATCTATTGGTAATATTGTATATCATTGTAAAAATTTCAGGTGGAATTTTTGGCTCTAACCAGcggaaatattaaatatatgttaATGTGTGACCGTCTTAAAGGCTTACGTACAAACACTAACCATGGAAGAATAGCAGTCACTACCACATTTGTTCTTCAGGGTTAtgaagtagttcccttcatctCACTCTTCAGAATTCTTGATTTCCAAGATAAACACTTTACCATTTTGTTTAATGATATGTAATTATATCACAAGAGTGATATAATTTCCAATGCTCACCTCTTGATCAGCCAAAACTGTAACACATTCAACTGAAAATAAGGAAGAGACCTTTAGAAAAATAAGTTAGAAAAAGTGTCTCTACATAGATTATTTTTATATCCAGAATataaactcagctttaaacaTCCTGAAAAAAACAGTTCAGCTTGTGAAACTAACACTGTTCACCACTGCAGATAACAGTGTAACAGATGGGGTAAGTCAGGCTGCATATGCAGAGAGACTTTATCAGGGCTATAGAAATACTCATCATCAGGACAGGCAGAGGTCCAGAAACAGGAAGAGAGGTACATCACAGCAATCAAGCAGAAGGTCAAACCAGATCAAACTACAAACCCCCACATCTACATCAGACATTGGTGGTATAACAGTGACTTCTCAAAGAACACCCAAAACTGAGCTGCTCAAGTCTTTAATTTTTGATTCACACTGGCTCTTCGAGATGGTTACAGTAGTTTATGCAGCTTGTGCAATTACACATGTATATCAGCTTCAGTTTTGCCTCAGTAATTATTAGGGAAAAGCAGCAGATCATGTAAATATAGTTACAAATGTAGCTATACATATCATCACCTGGATTACTGATGTGATTACTGATACAGTTATTTGAGacttaataaaaaatatgactAAATAAGCTGTTTCTAAGCAGAGTAATTTAAAAAAGATTCTCCTCATAGTCCCCTCCTGTCCTCATGCAGTAAGTGGCCACTTGGGCAATCCAGGAATGACACACCAATGTAAAAACCCAACCCCCAGACTCCGTAGACTGAAATAAGTATCAAAATGCcagtatttatttcttttagctTGCTTAAATGTAAAGACATTAGAGTGAGTTGGAAGacatatatggacaaaggtattgggacacctgcacattttttttttttttttttaacgaaaTCAAGTATTAAAGATTTTaaccagcttttgttggagtaactgtctctactgtgcagggaagaagggtttctactagagtttggaggaacattgctgtgaggagatgattgcattcagtgacaagctttagtggggtcaggatgttggatgatcacctccccacctcatcatccccaacaccTCAACACattctcaactcatcccaaaagtactggatggagctcctccaccatcattccagagaacacagctcttccactgctccacagctcaatgcccctCACCACCTGGAAATTCTCATTATTTTGTAATCTCTTGAAGTTACACTGATCTCTTGAAGAAACGCAAGCCTTGGTTAAAACAGATAACGAATGTGTCTTGTTGACATAAAGActacttttattattaactaaacaaaaaaagaagtaCTAGACGTAAAACGAAAACCCCCAACTCTGGATATATTAGTGTTATTTTCAACCTTCAGCAGATGTTTGTTTTCTGGAATATTCGACTGCATAGTCGTCGGCCCAGAGGACAATCTTTGTTAAGGCGTGCAGCATCAGGCAGTTTATGTCCTCGCTGATTTCAGTCTCCTTGTAATAGTTCTTCACAGGAAAGATACAGTTCAACGGGACACCCAGTGCACCACTGCATTTTTCCATCtgaaggcacacacacacacacacacacacacacacacacacacacagagttattAATTTATCAGTAGTTACAAAGTaattgagggttttttttcatCAAAAGCTCATTCTTTCAAAATTACTCACGTTTTGCTTGATCTTCTTGCTTTTGTAGACGTTGTGCAGATCTTCCGCTGTCAGTGGGCAGGCCTTGTCCACTCTTGTCATGAAAACCACTTGAGGGAGGTCTGGATCCATCAAACACATTTACTCagtcatttcattttaaatgtagagttatatatttttaattacaatCAAGCATTTAGCAGTCTATTTATTTGCTAATAATTTCTCTTTTCTAATAGTTTGTTAAAAATGaattgtattaaaaatatatatgttgatATAAAAGGCTTGTGCTTTTAAgagattttttaatgttttgtttactCACCCAGTTTGCTTGCTTCATCTCtgacttttttcattttttgaatTACTTTATCGTCTAATATGGATATCTTGTCTGCTGGGATAATGTTCACCAGGCAGTGGATCCGGTCCTTCAGGTCAGGATTTTTGCAGTAATACAGGTTGTGTTCAGTCAGTGGGCTGGTAGGGTTGAACTATAGGAAATATGAACAGCAAAATACAGCGTCTCTATGGTTACAGACTGGATCAGAAATACAGGATAATATATTAGGGCTCAGATGCAACACTGCCTTATTTCTGAGAGCAATGCAGCTGATTTTATGCAGTCAGGCCCagaagtggagttatgaaataactgaattttgggaggTGGAATTTGCTAGAAATCCAGCTTCCACTTTACTCCACATGCTCTGGAAGCCTCTGGATTGGCTCCCCCTCCCTTGGACTGAAACAGCATCAGGTCATAGCATTATTCAGCCCTTACCCCCCAGAACCCGTTATGCTGCTTGACTATGCAGCTAGCTTACTCCTTGCCCTTTTACTTCCTTGCACCATGGGGACTGTGCCTGGTCTTCATTTGCCATCTTTTGGAGCCTTAAATTACAACAAAAGTTCTCCTTACCCTGATAACTGAGCTGCTGACCATAGTAAACAGGTCAACCAACGCTAGCTGCATGATCAGCCACCTTCAGATTACTCTCCTGTCAAACCAGCCTGTGTGCAGCAGTGTATCTCTGGTTCTGTCCCTGCACTACACTCTGTCCTTCAACTGTATATGAAGTCATTTTAACTGGACATGTTCATAGACCCATTATAGACTACACAGAGCTAAGCACTCTGCATGTTTTAATCTTACCTGGTAGCCATCTTTCACATGCCCTTTTAATGcactgatgatgtcatcagGGTGCACCCCATGCTGGTCTTCTTTTTCCACGCCCATGATGTCATTGAAAATAAAAGGGAGCAATCCATTCTTTGCATTTCCAACTTCCTGTTTTTTATACTGgacaaaaaatataaaagagTAAAATAAATTAGTTATGGTTGAGAACTGCGATGTTCAGGTTCAATTGTTAAATTTTTGAGaaattttacttattttaagtataattgttattattgttaataaaataaaaaaaaagaaaatctaaaaataagtttaaaaatcTCAGAATAAGAAGTATTACATATTCTGTCTAGATTTAACTAGCTAAGATTTCATTTTTTTGCCAAGTACCAGTAGCATCTGTTTGCATTGTATTGCTTTAATCAATATCAGTTAATTATACTCACGTATATGGTTTGACTCTTAGAAGACTCTGACCAGTCTGAAGCAGCCAGGAAATTGACACATAGTCGCCCTTCAAAAATGGTTTTGATGGTGTTGATGATGCTGGACTTCCCTGCTCCAATTGGTCCATAAACAAGGAGACGAAGCTGTTTGACCTCACCATTCTGAGTTTTAAAGGCTCTTAGAGTGTCGATCATTTCATCTTGACTTTGAAGGGAAAAATACAAAAAGTCTAATATTTTTGTCACACTGAGAACATGCAGGAACTAGATATCTGAAAAAGACAAACTTCTTTACAGTGGCGCTTAAAAGAATGTGAACCCTTTagtattttctatatttctgcataaattgACCTAAAAGTAAAAGTAGGACCAAATCAAAGAAATGAGACAAAATATTAGacttgatcatttatttattgaggacAATCATCTAATATTACAGATCTATGAGTGGCAAAAGTATGTCAGTCTTAAAAGCAGATCATTTGAAGGTGAATTTAGAGTCGAGTGATTTCAGTCAATGGGACGACAATCAGGTGTAAGTGGGGGTCCTGTTTTATTTGAAAAATGGGGATATTATTAAAGTCTGATCTTCACAACACATTTGTGGAAGTGCATCATGGCATGAACAAAGGAGATTTCCGAGGACCTTAGCAGAAGAGTTGTTGCTCATTTGGCTAAAAAAGGTTCCAGACCATTTCTAGACGGGTTTGAGCTCCACCAATCCATAGTCAGACAGATGGAAGAAATTCTAGACCATTCTCTCCCCAGTGGTGGTCCACCAACAAAGATCACAACAGGAGCAAGACGTGTAAAAGTCTCCAAGGTCATGAAAGGACCCAACGTAACTTCTGAACAACTAAAGACCTTTTACACAATGActaatgtttaatgttaataagTCCTCCATCAGGACAACACTGAACAACAGTGGTGTGCATGGCAGGGTTGCATGGAGAAAACCCCTGctctttaaaaacaacattgcTGCCATGCTGCCCGATCACCTGGACAAGCCAGAGGAAAGTTGTTTTGATTTGGTTCTACTTTTATCTACTTGTTAGGTCatatttatgcagaaatatagaAGATACTAAAGGGTTCACGAACTGTATGTGCCACTGTATATACATGTGTGCGTAGTTTAGTTTATTGCCATATTAATTCCAGAAACAAGCAATCACTGAAAGTTATTAGTTTTACAACCTGATTACTATACACTGGGCGCTCTAACACGAGTGATACATTCTGTTACACGTTTTTGGATGTGTTCATAGAGGTTAGTGACAGTCTAGTCTGTAACATAGGCAGGCTAATTAagtccagtgtttattagcaatattagcctagcatataccgttgtaaactaaagaagcacaaatgccaaacatgttttggctgatcaactgcatctTGGATCAGTGATCAATCATAATTTGATGCCTGAGCAAACTAAACATCTTCTATAAAcaccaatgtaataaaaatgtggAGGAGGTGTagatctgtaaacactgtactgtaataGTAATGACTGCAGATGAGATTTAGATCTGTTAATGGTACTGTAGTAGAAATGGTGGATAAAATGAGGTGTAAATCAGTGTTTGCAatgtgatgataataatgaaaatgatgatTGAATGTGTCTACTTTTAATGAACTGGATGTTGTTCCAGTGTGCTCGAGTGTGGCAGCGATAGTCACTGTACaggtctgtttaaaaaaaactttaaagaATTGAAATCTTTAATGAAAAAATGGCATAAATGTATGGATAACTTGAATGAAAGTGGACCTACTTCCATTGCACCTCTCTCCATTCATCGAGTTCTGTAATAAATGCAGAAGTTACTGTATAACAGAAAACCTTGCCATGACTCTGATGCAGGTTAATTGGCTACTTCTTTTTTAAGTACTTCTTGTAACCTGTAATCTGGCCTGTGAATGCAAATGTACCAAACATTATGGTGTCCTAAAATGAAGGGACTGTGTAAAAAAGTGGTCATTTCAACATGGTGAAACTGAAATGTAGCAAATACCCTTAAATTAAAGTTTGGAATTTGTACGGTATTGGATTGTTgaaatttaaaactgtggaaaaGCGTGATCTATGAAGTCTATAGTCACTCTATTACAAAAGAATTACTTACCAACAGTGACCATCGCAGAGCAGGAAGACTCTTTCCCCGATTTATTCTTCAGGGTTATGGAGTAATTtccttcatcacactccttaGCGTTTTTGAtttccaagaaaaaaaaattatttttctttcCCATGTTGTGTTTACCCTGCACACAATCCAGATTCTTCTCATTCCTTTTCCAAGTTGCTGTTAATTCTTCTGTCTTTGCCTCACACTGAAGAATGACATTGTCTCCATTTCTCACTTGTTGATCAGCCAAAA
Coding sequences within it:
- the LOC140555805 gene encoding interferon-induced protein 44-like, which produces MGSNRSKPEFATVLADQQVRNGDNVILQCEAKTEELTATWKRNEKNLDCVQGKHNMGKKNNFFFLEIKNAKECDEGNYSITLKNKSGKESSCSAMVTVELDEWREVQWNQDEMIDTLRAFKTQNGEVKQLRLLVYGPIGAGKSSIINTIKTIFEGRLCVNFLAASDWSESSKSQTIYYKKQEVGNAKNGLLPFIFNDIMGVEKEDQHGVHPDDIISALKGHVKDGYQFNPTSPLTEHNLYYCKNPDLKDRIHCLVNIIPADKISILDDKVIQKMKKVRDEASKLDLPQVVFMTRVDKACPLTAEDLHNVYKSKKIKQNMEKCSGALGVPLNCIFPVKNYYKETEISEDINCLMLHALTKIVLWADDYAVEYSRKQTSAEG